The following are encoded in a window of Diorhabda sublineata isolate icDioSubl1.1 chromosome 3, icDioSubl1.1, whole genome shotgun sequence genomic DNA:
- the LOC130441219 gene encoding myotubularin-related protein 13, with protein sequence MSRLADYFVVVGYDHEKERSGISNGRILQRFPEKDWPDTPFIEGIEWFCQPQGWTLSSEKQEPKFFVSVLTDIDANRHYCACLCFNETVSITPSKPVDEEEDAMEGETPLVRPIPIISHHSIMYAPKCLVLVSRLDYVETFRNCLGIIYSVYIENMPVPLETLVGNILGCIQVPPPGGPQVRFSIGAGDRQALQPPLSQSLPVTHSSVSLLFHELGIRNVLQLFCAIMTEHKILFHSKSYNRLTEACRALTALMYPFRYTHVYIPLLPAPLVEVLSTPTPFIMGVHSSLKSEVAELMDVIIADLDGGSITIPDGISLPLLPEPLLSSTQEALSLLLQPELNFADHAFPPLSVRAPQCIMLDKEIRAVFMRTFAQLLQGYRSCLTIIRIHPKPVITFHKAAYLGERNLKDCDFTTRVLDSMFFTSFVSERGPPWRPCDIWDELYSNISELLKTEAQDTHLVLTHIQELATQLYTNEIPSPQSYAQKILVPPEGAFARIHQPPYPAINGEKVQAIIDEGLSKNNLKSRLSSLRPVQPRIVPMGPSISNLSDNKHIVSNSARRLEVLKNCINCIFENKISDARKSFPAVLRALQSKQARLAFCEELSHHVSGTKAMLEHQQFDLVIRLMNCALQDDSPMDEHGVAATLLPLATIFCRKLCTGIIQFAYTCIQEHSVWNNQQFWEAAFYQDVQKDIKALYMSRTDNSPPRLDNELLSPASPKDSKDYLWHRRSTFIPVQEATTLEIAAEQMRIWPSINNDKQKELIVCEENTIYSQAIHYANRMVYLLIPLDMGHKISKHDLFDDERISNSIANSFAESDSIDAESGFEDQDPGESGNMVIKMVSRFIDKVCNEGGVTREHIRNLHQMIPGVVHMHIETLEAVHRESKRLPPIQKPKILTPNMLVGEEMIMEGLRVYLLPDGREEGSSGLLGGPPLLPAEGAIFLTNYRIIFKGIPCDSFACEHVVVRSFPVASLTKEKKVAVQYLAHLDQWLQEGLQLRSCTFQLMKFAFDEEVTAENVDTLRKLIHKIRHPPDVFHHFAFTGQVVVTQTPLHKNKEKNATLKGFAKKTLLKTARKAGFKQKSSSKRQKYVLPNLNISNGNKYMTSPGRMSLPLTDDYSIDDNVSMDLFETGQPTSTPTDAKTLERLQERSYVRDWQRLGIYNNSGSPTSKASAEQFRLTSVNFMYMMCRSYPALLVVPASVTDESIRKFCRCYRQNRIPCITWRHPRTRALLLRGAGHHGKSVMGMLKSHPAPAASTETTSSTEQEKYLLAVVAATPVYSHRSTWGMSDSSLSIDSLLLAAEDPLTCTTLTPEVARRTNAFNKAIGTLGAFPRSSGGKGPKNFGRWGSLKDRRQSSQASLAAGQTSKVNIRHSNEVESGVDGVHTLQKAALYILGEKAQMKGIKMDSAPKAEFIPVEYYDIRHTRAAFKKIMRACLPSSPNAEPEHSFCRLIENAEWLQQIQNIMQLSGAVVDLLDLQGSSVAICLEEGCDITAQVSSIAQLCLDPQYRTMEGFRVLVEKEWIAFGHRFSHRSNLNANSQAGGFAPTFLQFLDVVHQIQKQYPLAFEFSDYYLKFLAYHSVSCRFRTFLFDCELERVESGVAAVEDKRGSLTSHHKSVDAASDDENIYPGGRTASTTQGHNLGQSVFDYIDKQHARNPMFFNFLYTPDLEQPVLRPQSHLPCLEIWNYYLNEDLRYGPSYDPEIIQMDTQQEEEAEAADGISQSRKIMSLGYDNVQKSVPDAFSHFLEEIHKLESDLGHLPQKWKVLWDKLEIPLTDSLTRHASFSTALVRSHGRLVHKRSTLEILMRGKMVGAAESSLIYSHPHRFERYNCTTPTYCDLCSNLLWGPVKTGMRCIDCGYSCHEKCMESVPKNCTKYKSVTDSTTSHNQGNTGDSASVSSGSARQTSSQQYYDQFSSNVAEDRTHEGYLYKRGALLKGWKQRWFVLDSIKHQLRYYDAMEDSHCKGYIDLAEVISVNPAPPAPGTPKKTDDKSFFDLRTSRRTYNFCATDASSAQEWIEKLQACL encoded by the exons GAAGTGGGATCAGTAATGGAAGAATCTTACAACGATTCCCAGAGAAAGATTGGCCAGATACCCCTTTTATTGAAGGAATAGAATGG ttttgcCAGCCTCAAGGATGGACACTTTCGTCAGAAAAACAAGAGCCCAAATTCTTTGTATCTGTACTTACAGATATAGACGCAAACAGGCATTACTGTGCTTGTTTATGTTTTAATGAAACAGTATCTATCACACCTAGCAAGCCAGTAGATGAG GAGGAAGATGCAATGGAAGGGGAAACTCCATTAGTTAGACCAATACCAATAATCTCTCATCACAGCATAATGTATGCTCCAAAATGTTTAGTGCTTGTATCCAGACTGGATTATGTAGAAACATTTAGG AATTGTCTGGGGATAATCTACTCAGTGTACATAGAAAATATGCCAGTGCCACTTGAAACCTTAGTAGGAAATATATTAGGTTGTATCCAAGTTCCACCTCCTGGTGGGCCCCAAGTTAGATTCAGTATAGGTGCAGGAGATCGTCAGGCATTGCAACCTCCGTTATCACAATCTCTTCCAGTTACTCATTCTTCTGTAAGTTTATTGTTCCACGAGTTAGGTATCAGAAATGTATTGCAATTGTTTTGTGCAATTATGACGGAACATAAAATACTTTTCCATTCAAAAAGTTACAATAGACTTACAGAAGCTTGTAGGGCCCTTACAGCACTAATGTATCCATTTCGTTATACACATGTTTACATCCCATTATTACCGGCTCCATTAGTAGAAGTTTTGTCAACCCCAACTCCATTTATTATGGGAGTTCATTCATCATTGAAGTCAGAAGTAGCAGAATTg ATGGACGTAATAATAGCTGATCTGGATGGAGGATCAATTACAATTCCAGATGGAATATCTCTTCCACTTCTACCAGAACCTCTACTAAGCTCAACACAAGAAGCACTCAGCCTCTTACTACAGCCTGAACTTAACTTTGCAGATCACGCGTTTCCACCATTGTCAGTGCGCGCTCCTCAATGTATTATGTTAGATAAAGAAATTCGTGCTGTTTTTATGAGGACGTTTGCTCAATTGCTGCAAGGTTATAGAAGTTGTCTTACTATTATTCGAATACATCCAAAACCAGTGATAACTTTCCATAAAGCTGCTTATTTAGGGGAACGCAATTTAAAAGACTGTGATTTTACTACTAGAGTTTTGGATTCTATGTTTTTTACTAGTTTTGTGTCGGAAAGGGGACCGCCTTGGAGGCCATGTGATATATGGGATGAATTGTATAGTAACATTAGTGAATTATTAAAGACTGAAGCACAAGATACTCATTTAGTTCTCACTCATATTCAAGAACTTGCTACTCAACTATACACTAATGAAATTCCCAGCCCTCAATCGTATGCACAAAAAATTTTAGTTCCTCCCGAAGGAGCATTTGCAAGAATTCATCAGCCACCATATCCTGCCATAAATGGAGAAAAAGTACAAGCTATTATTGATGAAGGTctttcaaagaataatttaaaatcaag ATTATCATCTTTGAGACCAGTACAGCCCAGAATTGTACCTATGGGACCAAGCATATCAAACTTAAGTGATAACAAGCATATAGTTAGTAATTCAGCAAGAAGGTTAGAG gttctgaaaaattgtattaattgtatttttgaaaataaaatttcggaCGCAAGAAAAAGCTTTCCAGCAGTACTACGGGCTCTACAATCAAAACAAGCTCGATTAGCTTTCTGTGAAGAACTTTCACATCATGTAAGTGGTACTAAAGCAATGTTGGAACACCAACAATTTGACTTAGTAATTCGATTAATGAACTGCGCTTTACAAGATGATTCCCCAATGGATGAACATGGTGTAGCCGCCACACTTTTACCACTTGCCACAATATTCTGTAGGAAATTATGCACTGGAATTATCCAGTTTGCATATACTTGCATTCAAGAACACAGTGTTTGGAATAACCAACAG TTTTGGGAAGCTGCATTTTATCAAGATGTTCAAAAGGATATTAAGGCATTGTATATGTCGAGAACAGATAATTCTCCACCTCGTTTAGATAATGAACTACTGAGTCCTGCTTCACCTAAAGATTCTAAAGATTATTTGTGGCACCGACGATCGACTTTTATTCCAGTTCAAGAAGCAACTACTTTGGAAATAGCAGCTGAACAAATGAGAATTTGGCCGTCAATTAATAACGATAAACAGAAGGAGTTAATTGTATGTGAAGAGAATACCATATATAGTCAAGCAATACATTATGCCAACAGAATGGTTTACTTATTGATCCCTCTAGATATGGGACATAAAATTAGTAAGCATGATTTATTTGACGATGAAAGAATAAGCAACAGTATTGCAAATAG ttttgctGAAAGCGACAGTATAGATGCTGAATCAGGTTTTGAAGATCAAGATCCAGGAGAATCTGGTAATATGGTTATAAAGATGGTGTCTCGTTTCATAGATAAAGTATGCAATGAAGGAGGAGTTACAAGAGAACACATTCGCAATTTGCACCAAATGATACCTGGTGTAGTTCATATGCATATTGAAACTTTGGAAGCAGTTCATAGGGAATCAAAACGGTTGCCCCCtatacaaaaaccaaaaattttaacaCCCAATATGTTAGTTGGAGAGGAAATGATTATGGAAG GTTTAAGAGTGTATCTCCTTCCTGATGGCAGAGAAGAAGGTAGCTCAGGCTTACTTGGGGGCCCACCACTTTTACCAGCCGAAGGGGCCATATTTCTTACTAATTACCGCATCATTTTTAAAGGCATACCTTGTGATTCGTTTG CGTGTGAACACGTGGTGGTGCGTTCATTTCCGGTAGCTTCCTTaacaaaagagaaaaaagtaGCAGTTCAATATTTGGCGCATCTTGATCAGTGGCTTCAAGAAGGATTACAATTACGGTCTTGCACATttcaattgatgaaatttgctTTTGATGAAGAAGTAACGGCTGAGAATGTGGATACTCTCAGAAAACTCATTCATAAAATAAGACACCCACCAGATGTTTTTCATCATTTTGCTTTTACTGGACAAGTAGTGGTCACCCAAACGCCACTACataaaaataag GAGAAAAATGCCACACTAAAAGGATTTGCGAAAAAAACTCTTCTTAAAACTGCTCGAAAAGCTggatttaaacaaaaatcttcGTCAAAACGACAAAAGTATGTCCTCCCAAATCTTAATATCAGTAACGGTAATAAATACATGACATCACCTGGTCGAATGAGCCTTCCTCTTACTGATGATTATAGCATAGATGATAATGTATCCATGGATCTTTTTGAAACGGGACAACCAACATCAACTCCTACTGACGCTAAAACATTAGAACGACTCCAAGAACGCAGTTATGTTAGAGATTGGCAGAGGCTAggaatatataataatagtgGATCGCCTACCTCTAAAGCTTCTGCAGAACAATTTAGATTAACCTCTGTTAATTTCATGTACATGATGTGTAGAAG ttatCCAGCGTTATTGGTGGTACCTGCATCTGTTACAGATGAAAGTATAAGAAAGTTTTGTCGTTGCTATCGACAAAATCGCATACCTTGTATCACTTGGCGTCACCCAAGAACAAGAGCATTACTCTTAAGAGGTGCTGGTCATCACGGTAAAAGTGTAATGGGCATGCTTAAAAGTCACCCAGCGCCTGCAGCTTCGACAg AAACAACTTCATCCACAGAGCAAGAGAAGTACTTGTTAGCTGTTGTTGCAGCCACTCCTGTTTATTCACATAGATCCACATGGGGCATGTCAGACAGTTCATTAAGTATTGATTCACTTCTTTTAGCTGCTGAAGATCCGTTAACATGTACAACGTTGACACCTGAAGTTGCTAGAAGAACAAACGCTTTCAATAAGGCTATTGGGACACTAGG tGCTTTTCCCCGTTCATCTGGTGGTAAGGGTCCTAAAAATTTTGGTAGATGGGGCTCACTTAAGGACCGCCGTCAGTCGTCACAAGCTTCTTTGGCTGCTGGACAGACAAGTAAAGTTAATATACGTCATAGCAATGAAGTTGAATCAGGTGTGGATGGTGTTCATACTTTGCAAAAAGCAGCACTTTATATATTAGGCGAAAAAGCTCAGATGAAAGGTATCAAAATGGATTCGGCACCAAAAGCAGAATTTATTCCTGTAGAATATTATGATATCAGACATACTAGAGCagctttcaaaaaaataatgagggCATGTTTACCAAGTTCGCCAAATGCGGAGCCGGAACACAGTTTTTGTAG GTTAATTGAAAATGCTGAATGGTTGCAACAGATACAAAATATCATGCAACTTTCTGGTGCAGTAGTAGATCTTCTAGATCTTCAAGGTTCTTCTGTGGCAATATGTCTTGAAGAAGGATGTGATATAACAGCACAAGTATCTTCAATAGCACAACTATGTTTAGATCCTCAATATCGCACAATGGAAGGTTTTAGAGTTCTAGTTGAAAAGGAGTGGATAGCTTTTGGGCATAGATTTAGCCATAGAAGTAACCTCAATGCCAATTCGCAAGCAGGTGGATTTGCACCAACTTTCTTACAATTTCTCGATGTTGTTCATCAGATCCAGAAGCAGTATCCATTAGCATTTGAATTCAGTGATTACTATTTAAAATTTCTCGCCTATCATTCTGTATCTTGCAGATTTAGAACGTTTCTTTTTGATTGTGAGTTAGAGAGG GTAGAAAGTGGGGTAGCTGCTGTTGAAGATAAGCGTGGTTCATTGACTTCCCATCATAAAAGTGTCGATGCTGCATCTGATGACGAAAATATATATCCCGGTGGTCGAACTGCTTCAACCACTCAAGGACATAATTTGGGTCAAAGTGTTTTTGATTACATTGACAAACAACATGCTAGAAATCccatgttttttaatttcttatacacACCAGATCTTGAACAGCCAGTATTGAGACCTCAATCACATTTACCATGTTTAGAAATTtggaattattatttgaatgaagATTTGAGGTATGGACCAAGCTATGATCCCGAAATAATTCAGATGGATACACAGCAAGAAGAGGAGGCTGAAGCTGCAGATGGAATTTCACAATCTAGAAAAATAATGTCTTTAGG ATATGATAATGTGCAGAAATCAGTTCCAGATGCTTTTAGTCActttttagaagaaattcataaaCTTGAATCTGACTTAGGTCACTTGCCACAAAAATGGAAAGTATTATGGGATAAGCTTGAGATACCATTAACAGATTCTCTTACA CGACATGCTTCCTTTAGCACAGCTTTGGTCAGATCTCATGGTCGTTTGGTTCATAAGCGTTCAACACTGGAGATATTAATGAGAGGTAAGATGGTTGGAGCTGCAGAATCATCACTTATATACTCCCATCCGCACAGATTCGAACGTTACAACTGCACTACACCCACTTATTGTGATCTTTGTTCCAATTTATTATGGGGCCCTGTTAAG ACTGGTATGAGATGCATTGATTGCGGTTATAGTTGCCATGAAAAATGTATGGAAAGTGTCCCTAAAAATTGTACTAAATATAAATCTGTCACGGACAGTACGACATCTCACAATCAAGGCAATACTGGCGACAGTGCTTCCGTAAGTTCTG GAAGTGCAAGACAGACATCTAGTCAACAATACTATGATCAATTCTCATCAAATGTGGCCGAAGACAGGACACACGAAGGCTATCTTTATAAAAGAGGTGCTTTACTCAAAGGTTGGAAACAACGTTGGTTTGTTCTTGATTCAATCAAACATCAATTAAGATATTATGATGCCATGGAAGATTCTCACTGCAAAGGTTATATAG ATTTGGCTGAAGTGATATCGGTAAACCCGGCCCCTCCAGCACCTGGCACTCCAAAAAAGACAGATGACAAATCTTTCTTTGAT ctGCGTACTAGTCGAAGGACATACAATTTTTGTGCCACAGACGCTTCATCCGCTCAAGAATGGATTGAAAAGCTCCAAGCTTGTCTATAA
- the LOC130441221 gene encoding conserved oligomeric Golgi complex subunit 3, translating to MPSVGSTDNSENLKERVIQDNIVKWQSLDKSLAPLSAEQLDVIYELGDLISNTVKEKNDTDVDKTSETLDTIYTLQDFVKWTIAVEHDIKHENLKMYQDYYQLLTQYKSNCEILFDMSDKALCSLNSLKENYNNVTEKTNYLHDLSEQLMANQKILKEKKQQINDRIKYFIDFTKCQDGVERIKNKMNNDDCIYILDKIDESIDYLNQHLHYKESRIYKMKYESLLNTILNKIYDYVNTILVETTKQVVDPNVNFQSAQVPHINSMVDSAFSLYYGKFQSVSVKVRSILNNLEERETRNDQYKNVLIDCKKSYFTQRLPILTVAVGKALTDLKEKYYKDHSTLFRSCCLFILKVCQDEVMCFNYFFSKGTEHLNDYLGALCQCLYDTLRPNLITIIHIEVLCELCGILRNEFLSDKVVDSIQLSKYVEIIKQLWQDVEERLVFRTNVFFQYDLLNYKPSPGDLAYPEKLEQIESIVLELKERSDSRSSVVSLESQEVANINSQMSNFRSYTGNASADLHGMWYPTVKRTLVCLSRLYFCLDRSTFQGLAQEAIVICIETVKTAANLISTKKTKIDGFLFQIKHLLIIREQIAPFQVDFTVKETTLDFTTVQKAAMDLINHRNKIFTFGSNNALLEFLLEGTPKVKEHLIDSRKEIDKQLKQSCEAFITLVTQLLVGNILDWIAKSEKTLQQEKVAPEKFLQEDFAKAETLSSVVKEIQKNMKIKIPQIQRSMQIYLSNRETEFILFRPIKNNIVNAFMQLDQILLRIGYSNEDQLLIGCPSPEQINILICSVSLSGAQENSTTTNI from the exons ATGCCAAGTGTTGGATCAACTGacaatagtgaaaatttaaaagaacGTGTTATACAAGACAATATTGTAAAATGGCAATCTCTAGATAAGTCTTTAGCACCATTGTCAGCGGAGCAACTGGATGTAATTTATGAGTTAggtgatttaatatcaaatactgTGAAAGAAAAGAACGATACAGATGTGGATAAAACCAGTGAGACACTAGATACTATATACACATTACAAGATTTTGTTAAATGGACAATAGCTGTTGAACATGATATTaaacacgaaaatttaaaaatgtatcaaGACTATTACCAATTGTTAACTCAGTATAAATCTAATTGTGAGATTCTCTTTGATATGTCAGACAAAGCGTTATGTTCTCTCAAtagtttaaaagaaaattataataatgtaacagaaaaaacaaattacttGCATGATCTTAGTGAGCAACTTATGgctaatcaaaaaatattaaaggaaaaaaagcaacaaataaatgatagaaTAAAGTATTTCATCGATTTTACGAAATGTCAAGATGGAGTTGAaaggataaaaaataaaatgaataatgacGATTGCATTTATATTTTAGACAAGATAGATGAAAGTATAGACTATTTAAATCAACATCTGCACTATAAGGAATccagaatttataaaatgaaatatgagAGTCTTCTAAATACTATCCTCAATAAGATATATGATTATGTAAATACTATACTTGTTGAGACAACAAAGCAAGTTGTAGATCCCAATGTTAATTTCCAATCAGCTCAGGTCCCTCATATTAACAGTATGGTTGATTCTGCTTTTTCTCTATATTATGGGAAATTTCAAAGTGTTTCAGTAAAAGTGAGAAGTATTCTGAACAATTTGGAGGAAAGGGAAACCAGAAATgatcaatataaaaatgttttaattgattgtaaaaAGTCATATTTTACTCAGAGGCTACCTATATTAACTGTTGCTGTAGGAAAAGCTTTGActgatttgaaagaaaaatattataaagatcATAGTACCCTATTCAGATCATGTTGCCTCTTCATCCTAAAAGTTTGTCAAGATGAAGTAATGtgttttaattactttttttctaaAGGAACTGAAcatttaaatgattatttagGAGCCCTTTGTCAGTGCCTTTATGACACATTGAGACCAAATCTTATTACAATAATTCATATAGAAGTTCTATGTGAATTATGTGGAATTCTGAGAAATGAATTCTTAAGTGATAAAGTTGTAGACTCCATCCAACTAAGTAAATATGTTGAAATCATTAAACAGTTATGGCAAGATGTTGAAGAGAGACTTGTGTTTAGAACAAATGTGTTTTTCCAATATGATCTCTTAAATTACAAACCATCACCAGGTGACTTGGCATACCCAGAGAAATTAGAACAAATTGAGAGTATTGTCTTGGAATTGAAAGAAAGATCAGATTCAAGGAGTTCAGTTGTATCCCTTGAATCTCAGGAAGTTGCTAATATAAATTCACAAATGTCAAACTTTCGTTCTTATACAG GAAATGCATCTGCAGATTTACACGGCATGTGGTATCCTACTGTAAAACGCACCCTTGTTTGTTTATCTCGTTTATATTTTTGCTTAGATAGAAGTACATTTCAAGGATTAGCACAAGAAGCTATAGTCATATGTATAGAAACTGTCAAAACAGCAGCAAACcttatttctacaaaaaaaactaaaattgatggttttctttttcaaattaaacatttgTTAATTATAAGGGAGCAAATTGCACCATTTCAG GTTGACTTTACTGTTAAAGAAACAACTTTAGATTTTACTACAGTACAGAAAGCAGCCATGGATCTAATCAATCACAGAAATAAAATCTTCACATTTGGATCAAATAACGCATTGTTAGAATTTCTATTAGAGGGAACGCCAAAAGTCAAAGAGCACTTGATTGACTCACGAAAAGAAATTGATAAGCAGTTGAAACAATCTTGTGAAGCATTCATCACCCTGGTAACTCAATTACTTGTAG GTAACATCCTTGATTGGATAGCAAAATCTGAAAAAACTTTACAGCAAGAAAAAGTAGCACCTGAGAAATTTTTGCAAGAGGATTTTGCAAAAGCTGAAACTCTTTCATCAGTGGttaaagaaattcaaaagaacatgaaaataaaaatacctcaaaTCCAACGATCCATGCAGATTTATCTTTCTAATAGAGAAACTGAATTCATTTTATTCCGacctataaaaaataatattgttaatgCTTTCATGCAACTTGATCAGATTTTATTAAGGATCGGTTACAGCAATGAAGATCAGTTACTAATTGGATGTCCTTCTCCTGAACAAATTAATATTCTAATTTGTTCTGTATCCTTGAGTGGAGCTCAAGAAAATAGTACTACCACAAATAtctaa